The following proteins are encoded in a genomic region of Peromyscus eremicus chromosome 14, PerEre_H2_v1, whole genome shotgun sequence:
- the Ccdc196 gene encoding putative coiled-coil domain-containing protein 196 isoform X2, which yields MTSGTNSSEPCLSSKKNPRMDDNYLKELNEDLKLRKQELLEMLKPLEDKNTLLLQKLMANLEEKQRSLQIMRQIMAGKGCDESSVMELIKEAEEMKQNLTIESEELQNQQKAVPTKPKADLKDGKEKQQRKIEWVKYEEHPNILQNGFHGKVIELRIEALRNYQKANDLKLSLYLQHNFEPMQEALNLLRPQGKMGTTTEKATTNRNEPNMTIPRSKNYTEQQEGSTESQSDDVGERLFFLRSMPDEVLKD from the exons ATGACAAGTGGTACAAACTCTTCAGAACCTTGCTTGTCCTCAAAAAA GAATCCTAGAATGGATGACAACTACTTGAAAGAATTGAATGAAGACTTAAAGTTAAGGAAGCAGGAACTTCTAGAGATGCTAAAACCTCTAGAAGATAAGAACACTCTCTTACTCCAGAAGCTAATGGCTAACTTGGAGGAAAAACAAAGAAG tCTGCAGATCATGAGGCAAATCATGGCAGGAAAAGGATGTGATGAATCTTCAGTCATGGAGCTTATTaaggaagcagaggagatgaAACAGAACCTG ACAATTGAGTCAGAAGAGCTCCAGAATCAACAGAAAGCAGTCCCAACAAAGCCCAAAGCAGACTTGAAAGATGGAAAG GAAAAGCAACAGAGGAAAATAGAATGGGTCAAATATGAGGAACATCCCAACATCCTTCAG aatGGCTTCCATGGCAAAGTGATTGAGCTGAGAATTGAAGCCTTGAGGAACTACCAGAAGGCCAATGACCTAAAATTATCACTGTACCTACAGCATAATTTTGAGCCAATGCAAGAAGCTTTGAATCTTCTGAGGCCTCAAG GTAAAATGGGTACAACTACAGAGAAAGCAACAACCAACAGAAATGAGCCCAATATG ACAATCCCAAGATCAAAGAACTACACAGAACAGCAAGAAGGATCTACAGAAAGTCAGTCTGATGATGTTGGAGAGAGGCTCTTTTTTCTGAGGTCAATGCCAGATGAAGTTCTGAAGGATTAG
- the Ccdc196 gene encoding putative coiled-coil domain-containing protein 196 isoform X1 yields the protein MTSGTNSSEPCLSSKKNPRMDDNYLKELNEDLKLRKQELLEMLKPLEDKNTLLLQKLMANLEEKQRSLQIMRQIMAGKGCDESSVMELIKEAEEMKQNLEKKNKMLRKEMEMLWNKTIESEELQNQQKAVPTKPKADLKDGKEKQQRKIEWVKYEEHPNILQNGFHGKVIELRIEALRNYQKANDLKLSLYLQHNFEPMQEALNLLRPQGKMGTTTEKATTNRNEPNMTIPRSKNYTEQQEGSTESQSDDVGERLFFLRSMPDEVLKD from the exons ATGACAAGTGGTACAAACTCTTCAGAACCTTGCTTGTCCTCAAAAAA GAATCCTAGAATGGATGACAACTACTTGAAAGAATTGAATGAAGACTTAAAGTTAAGGAAGCAGGAACTTCTAGAGATGCTAAAACCTCTAGAAGATAAGAACACTCTCTTACTCCAGAAGCTAATGGCTAACTTGGAGGAAAAACAAAGAAG tCTGCAGATCATGAGGCAAATCATGGCAGGAAAAGGATGTGATGAATCTTCAGTCATGGAGCTTATTaaggaagcagaggagatgaAACAGAACCTG gaaaagaaaaacaagatgctCCGGAAGGAAATGGAGATGCTATGGAACAAG ACAATTGAGTCAGAAGAGCTCCAGAATCAACAGAAAGCAGTCCCAACAAAGCCCAAAGCAGACTTGAAAGATGGAAAG GAAAAGCAACAGAGGAAAATAGAATGGGTCAAATATGAGGAACATCCCAACATCCTTCAG aatGGCTTCCATGGCAAAGTGATTGAGCTGAGAATTGAAGCCTTGAGGAACTACCAGAAGGCCAATGACCTAAAATTATCACTGTACCTACAGCATAATTTTGAGCCAATGCAAGAAGCTTTGAATCTTCTGAGGCCTCAAG GTAAAATGGGTACAACTACAGAGAAAGCAACAACCAACAGAAATGAGCCCAATATG ACAATCCCAAGATCAAAGAACTACACAGAACAGCAAGAAGGATCTACAGAAAGTCAGTCTGATGATGTTGGAGAGAGGCTCTTTTTTCTGAGGTCAATGCCAGATGAAGTTCTGAAGGATTAG
- the Ccdc196 gene encoding putative coiled-coil domain-containing protein 196 isoform X3, whose product MDDNYLKELNEDLKLRKQELLEMLKPLEDKNTLLLQKLMANLEEKQRSLQIMRQIMAGKGCDESSVMELIKEAEEMKQNLEKKNKMLRKEMEMLWNKTIESEELQNQQKAVPTKPKADLKDGKEKQQRKIEWVKYEEHPNILQNGFHGKVIELRIEALRNYQKANDLKLSLYLQHNFEPMQEALNLLRPQGKMGTTTEKATTNRNEPNMTIPRSKNYTEQQEGSTESQSDDVGERLFFLRSMPDEVLKD is encoded by the exons ATGGATGACAACTACTTGAAAGAATTGAATGAAGACTTAAAGTTAAGGAAGCAGGAACTTCTAGAGATGCTAAAACCTCTAGAAGATAAGAACACTCTCTTACTCCAGAAGCTAATGGCTAACTTGGAGGAAAAACAAAGAAG tCTGCAGATCATGAGGCAAATCATGGCAGGAAAAGGATGTGATGAATCTTCAGTCATGGAGCTTATTaaggaagcagaggagatgaAACAGAACCTG gaaaagaaaaacaagatgctCCGGAAGGAAATGGAGATGCTATGGAACAAG ACAATTGAGTCAGAAGAGCTCCAGAATCAACAGAAAGCAGTCCCAACAAAGCCCAAAGCAGACTTGAAAGATGGAAAG GAAAAGCAACAGAGGAAAATAGAATGGGTCAAATATGAGGAACATCCCAACATCCTTCAG aatGGCTTCCATGGCAAAGTGATTGAGCTGAGAATTGAAGCCTTGAGGAACTACCAGAAGGCCAATGACCTAAAATTATCACTGTACCTACAGCATAATTTTGAGCCAATGCAAGAAGCTTTGAATCTTCTGAGGCCTCAAG GTAAAATGGGTACAACTACAGAGAAAGCAACAACCAACAGAAATGAGCCCAATATG ACAATCCCAAGATCAAAGAACTACACAGAACAGCAAGAAGGATCTACAGAAAGTCAGTCTGATGATGTTGGAGAGAGGCTCTTTTTTCTGAGGTCAATGCCAGATGAAGTTCTGAAGGATTAG